The nucleotide sequence AGCCGGGGACGATGGTGGGATTGCTGTGACATTGACTACGGACAAACCAGCATTCTTCGTTACTGCCAATGTCTCAGGCATCGCCGGTGAGTTTGACGACAACTTCTTCACCTTGGTGCCCGGCCAAGCCCGCACCATCACCTTCCGGCCAAAGGAACCGGTAACCCCGGAAGAGGTGGAAAGGGCCCTGCAAATTAAGCACCTGAGAGCTACTTACAGATAATCCATCGACGATGTCCGTCGGTATTGCCTACCCCGTTGGAGATTTCCGCCAACGGGTTTTTCTTTGTTTGCCTAAGCAGGATAAAAACGGGATTTGTCAGAAGAACGATACAACTAGATTTCTATAGAGGGGTAGGAGATCCACATGAATCGTTATCCACTGCCACTGGGCACAGAAACCCTAGAACTGGCACTGCCACCGGGAACAGAAGTGTTGTCCATGTCTACCCCAGAGACGTTGGCCGATCCCGAGGCAGCCATTGCAGAGGCATTGGTCCACTCCATCAACAGTCCCAGCTTAGAAGAGCTCATTGCCGCTAAGCTAGCGCAGCACTCCAATCCTACCGCTGTCATCGTCATCTCCGATAGCACTCGACCCGTTCCCTATACAGGACCAGCGGGGATTCTCTGGCCCATCATCGCCAAGCTCTTGGAGCATGGAATTGATCCCGGGGCCATCACGGTGTTAGTCGCGACGGGCACCCATCGCCCCAACACCCTCGATGAGCTTAAGCAGATGTTGGATCCCAGAGTCTTTGAGCACAACATCGCTGTGGTTAACCATGATTGTCGGGATACTGACAACCTCGCCTACCTGGGCAAGACCCAGCGAGGCAGCCAGGTCTACATTAATAAGACCTATCTCAATGCCGACATCAAGATCTTGACGGGTCTGGTGGAAAGCCACTTTATGGCCGGCGCCTCTGGGGGCCGCAAATCCATCTGTCCTGGGCTAATCGGTGAAGCCAGCACCTATATTTTCCATGGCGCCGAGATGCTGTCGTCCCCCGAGGCTCGAGACTTAGTGCTGGAGGGTAATCCCTGCCACGAAGAAGCCTTAGAAGTCGCGAAGATGGCAGGAGCCGATTATATTGTTAACGTCACCCTAGATCACCAATTTCGCCTCACCGGTGTCTTTGCTGGCGAACTGGAGGCCGCCCACCAAAAGGCCTTCGAAAGGGTATTTGGATACGTTTCCATACCCATTGCCAAGCCCTATGACATTGTAGTTACCCATGCCGGTTTCGTCGGGGTTAACCACTATCAGGCGGCCAAGGTTGCCGTAGCGTCGATACCGGCCCTAAAACCCAATGGCAAACTGATTATCGCTGCCAACAATACCGACCCTGATCCTGTAGGCAGTCCCCAGTACAGAACGGTACTGCACCTTCTTAAGCTGATGGGAGCCGAGAAGTTTAAGCAGCTGATTCTATCACCGGATTGGACCTTTATCCCCGAGCAGTGGCAGGTCCAAATGTGGGCCCGAGTCTTTGACCGGATACCCCAGGAACACCTAGTCTACTACAGTCCACAGTTAACCCAACGGGATTATGCCTTTGTTCCGGGGGTTGCTGGCAATCGCTATCTCGCACCGGAGCGAGTTAACTCCGCTACCGCAGCGGACATTCCCCAGGTGATCTCTGCCGCGGTTTCGGAGGCTGTCCAAGAGTTTCGCGCCAAACACAACACCGAACCCACCATCGCCTATCTAGCCGATGGTCCCTACGGAATTCCGGTAACCACCAAGACCGCAGAGTAAGCCACAGAAGAGTGGGAATACCGGGAAGAGATGGGAGGCACTACCCGTGGACGACAATCGCATGCGTCGGATCAAAGTAATCGTTAATCCCATGGCGGGCCAGGGCAGAGCCCTTCGGGTCCTATCCCAGGTAGAGGAAATTCTCCGTACCCAAGGGATAGAATACGATGTAGCCAAGACCAGCGCACCGGGACATGGTTCGAGGCTCGCCCAGATGGCTGCCCAGGAGGGTTGGCCCCAGGTAGCCGCCATTGGAGGCGATGGGACCATTAACGAAGTGTTGCAGGGGGTAATCCATACCGATACAATGCTGTCGATTATCCCCGGCGGGACCGGCAATGATTTGGCCCGTTCTCTAGCTATACCCCTAGAGATACCGGCGGCTGCCACTCTCCTGTGGTCAGGAACACCGGCGAAGATGGATGTGGGAATGGAAACTAACCGCGGCTTTGCCTCCCTGGCTTCCCTGGGATTTCCCGTGGACGTCATTGCCCATGTCAATGAAAACAAAAGTATCTTCAGTGGATCCATCAAGATCTTCGCAGGGGTATGGAAGACCCTTTGCAATTTGCGCAGCCACCCGATGACAATCAGAACCGATGGTCAGGTCAGGCGAGTGGAAGCCATTGGGGTCTTCGTACAAAATACCAGGTCTGCCGGCGGCGGCCTGATGATTGCCCCAGAGGCTCACCCCGCGGATGGGATGCTGGACCTGGTCATCATTCACCGAATCTCCCGCTGGGACTTGATTACCACTTTGCCCAAGGCTTACAAGGGAACCCATGTTGATCATCCAGCGGTGGAAATAGTCCGCTGGCGCCGGGTAACCATCGAACCGGAGTTGCCAATGACGAAAATGGTGGACGGTGAACTCGTGGGCACTGCCCCAATTCAAGCGTCCTTGGTGAGGCAAGCCCTGAAAATCCTGGTTCCGCCCGAGACCGCTTCTCTGCTCAATGCTTCACAACTGGATTCCGTGGCTGTCAGCGCCCGATAGACCAAGATTTTTGCAGGTAAATGCCCCACTATGCCTAACCACTAATCGTAGGAAAATATCACTGTTGAGTAGGTGTTCAAGTGAACAAAACCGTGAAATTCGCCATCGTCGGTTGTGGAGTAATTGGTAAACTACATGCCAAACAGCTTAGCCAAATTGATTCTGCTGAACTTGTGGGATTCGCCGACATCATTCCAGCCCGTGCCGACAATTACGCGGCCGAGTTCGGAGGAAAACCCTACTACGATTACCGGCAGATGCTTAGTCAAACCGATGCCGATGTAATCAGTATTTGCACCCCCAGCGGGCTCCATGGAGAGATGACCATTGAAGCCGCCCAACATGGGAAACACGTGATCGTGGAAAAACCCATGGACATTAAGCTCGAGGTGGCCATGGCCATGACCAAGGCCTGCCGGGAGGCCGGGGTCAAGTTAGCTTGCATTTTCCAGCACCGCTTCGATCCCGCCACTCGTAAAGTCAAGGAGTTTATCGATTCCAACCGCTTTGGAAAGCTAGTGATGATCAATGCCCATGTCCATTGGTATCGTTCCAACGCATACTACGCCAGTGGCGACTGGCGGGGAACCTGGGCTCTAGACGGCGGTGGAGTCCTGATGAATCAAGCCATTCATACCATCGATCTGATGCAGTACTTGGGAGGTCCCGTTCGCCAGTTAACGGCTATGACCGCCAATCTCCTCCACCCCACCATCGAAGTGGAAGACGTCGCTTCGGCCACCGTGGAGTTTACCAATGGCGCCATCGGTGCCTTCACGGCCACCACCTGCGCCTATCCCGGGTTAACCACCAGAGTCGAGATCTTCGGAGAGAACGGCTCCTGCATCATCGAAAATGATAAGTTGGTCTACCAGCATTTTGCGGCCAACGAGGACTCCGGAACCCATGGTTTGAACTATACCGAATCCAACCAGGTCTCCGAGGAAGAGGAAGACCAAGACTCCCCGGATGTCAGGGCTAGAATCTACGGCAACAGCCACTACTACCAGTTCCTAGACTTCATTGAGGCCCTCCAGCAGGATCGGGATCCCATGGTAACAGGGGAAGAGGGGCAGCGAGCCCTGGAGTTGGTCTTGGCAATGTACCAGTCGGCGCAGCGGCAGCAACCGGTCACCTTACCCCTGCTGGAGACGAAGTAATTTGAATCACCCTTTAAGGAGTTGGTAACCATGGATGCAACGGGTAGAAGAACGGCCCTAGTTACCGGAGGCAGTCGCGGCATCGGCAGAGGCATCTGCTTGGAGCTGGCCCGAAGGGGATATAGAATCGCCGTCAACTACGCCCGCAGTGAAGGCGAGGCTGCCGAGACCCTAGCTTTAGTAGAGTCTCTGGGCGGGCAAGGGATCACTGTGCAAGGGGATATCGCTTCCGCCGCCGATAGAGAGCGTCTGGTGGACACGGTCATCACCGAATTTGGCCGAATCGATGTCCTGGTTAATAATGCCGGAGTGGCTCCGAGACAGAGAATGGACATTTTGGAGGCCACGGAGTCAGAGTTTGATTTCGTCTTGGACACTAACCTCAAGGGCCCCTACTTCCTAACCCAAAAAGTGGCCAAGCTTATGATCCAACAGGTGGAGGCCAATCCCAGCGGCAAACGCCCGGTGATCGTCAATATCGGTTCTATCTCCGCTGACACCGTTTCCCTGAACCGTGGAGAATACTGTATATCCAAGGCCGGTGTGGCGATGATGACCAAGCTGTGGGCCGCTCGTTTGGCCCAGTATGGCATTTGTGTATATGAACTGCGGCCGGGAGTGATTGCCACTGACATGACAGCCCAGGTCAAAGCCATGTATGATGCTAAGATTGCCGATGGACTGATTCCCATCAAACGTTGGGGTCAACCGGAAGACATCGGCAAAGCGGTAGCAGCCATAGCTGAAGGGGCCTTTGCCTACTCCACGGGAGAAACCATCTGGATTGACGGCGGTATGCACATCCCCCGACTCTAGGACAAATAGTCAAACACCCGGATTAGGTCATCCCCGAGAAATTCGGGAGCAACTTCAGTCCGGGTGTTAGTGTTTTTGGACTACCATTGACGAGCTCAGATTACACCATACTTTCGCAGGGCATCTTCAACCACCGTCAGGGTTTCATCCAGATCTTCCTGGGTGTGGGTTGCCATCAAGCTCAACCGAATCCGAGACAGTCCCTTGGGTACTGCAGGATAGTAGACTGGGTTTAGGAAAATGCCTGCCTCATGGACATAACGACTGACCTTTCGGAGTTTATCTTCATCGGGAATGATGATGGGAATAATCGCGGTCTCGGCATTGCCCAGATCCAGTCCCAATCCCTTCAAATTGGAGATCATATAGTCAATGTTGTACCAAAGCCGCTCCCGCAGCTGTGGTTCCGTCTCCAAGACATCGATGGCCGCTGACAAAGCCGCGGCGTCGGCAGGGGTCATCGCGGTGGAGAACATGTAGGACCGAGCATAGAAACGAAGGTAGTTGATTACCTCCTTGGTTGAAGCCACAAAGCCTCCCACCACTCCCAAGCCCTTACTCAAGGTACCGGCCACGATATCTACTTTGCCTTCCATCCCAAAGTGCTCCGGAGTTCCCCGACCATTGGGTCCGATCACTCCAGTGGCATGGGCCTCATCAATCATCACTCTGGCGCCGTAATGGGCGGCCAACTCCATGATGCGAGGTAGGGGTGCAATATCGCCATCCATGCTAAAGACTCCATCGACAATAACGAGAATTCCGTCATATCTCTTACGACAGCGCTCCAGCATTTTCTCCAAACTGTCCATATCATTGTGGCGGAAGGTCCGCAAATTTCCGCCAGAGAGACGGCAACCATCGATAATACTGGCATGGTTGAGCCGGTCATTCAAGGCGACATCGGTTTCCCTGACCAAAGCCGAGACAATCCCGACATTGGAGGTATATCCCGAGGTGAAGATCATTGCATCTTCACAGCCCTTGAGTCTAGCTAATTTCCGCTCTAGCTGTCTATGTAAATCCAGGGTCCCTCCCAGTAACGGTACACTTCCGGCCCCAGCTCCGTAATCCCGCAGTGCTTCTAAGCCTGCCTTTACCACCCGAGGATGGGTAGTTAGTCCCAAGTAGTTGTTCGAGGCCATCATGATCATTTCCCGAACCTTCCCGGTATAGGGGTCATGGATCTTCACTCGGTTAGCCGAGGGACCTACCAGTTCTCGGCGGTAGTGATTATGCTGTTTATCGGTCAGATCCTCCATAAAGCTATAGAAGGGAATAGTCTTGGCAAAGATATCCTGACTGGGTGTCTCCAAGTTGATAAAATCCGTTAGATTCTTGCCATCGGAATCGATTTTCGTTGCTATCTGGTTCTTAACTTCTTCTGGAATAGCCACTGGCCTTGGAACCTCCTTCGTTTGAGCACAACCTTGAGCACAATGTCTACTTATACTATACCAGATGCCCAGGAAATATGCACCAAAGAACGCAAAACCGCTCATCTTTTGCGATGAGCGGCTCTGGAAATCTAACTACTTGCTCTGAGCTCTG is from Bacillota bacterium and encodes:
- the larA gene encoding nickel-dependent lactate racemase, with protein sequence MNRYPLPLGTETLELALPPGTEVLSMSTPETLADPEAAIAEALVHSINSPSLEELIAAKLAQHSNPTAVIVISDSTRPVPYTGPAGILWPIIAKLLEHGIDPGAITVLVATGTHRPNTLDELKQMLDPRVFEHNIAVVNHDCRDTDNLAYLGKTQRGSQVYINKTYLNADIKILTGLVESHFMAGASGGRKSICPGLIGEASTYIFHGAEMLSSPEARDLVLEGNPCHEEALEVAKMAGADYIVNVTLDHQFRLTGVFAGELEAAHQKAFERVFGYVSIPIAKPYDIVVTHAGFVGVNHYQAAKVAVASIPALKPNGKLIIAANNTDPDPVGSPQYRTVLHLLKLMGAEKFKQLILSPDWTFIPEQWQVQMWARVFDRIPQEHLVYYSPQLTQRDYAFVPGVAGNRYLAPERVNSATAADIPQVISAAVSEAVQEFRAKHNTEPTIAYLADGPYGIPVTTKTAE
- a CDS encoding aminotransferase class I/II-fold pyridoxal phosphate-dependent enzyme, with amino-acid sequence MSGFAFFGAYFLGIWYSISRHCAQGCAQTKEVPRPVAIPEEVKNQIATKIDSDGKNLTDFINLETPSQDIFAKTIPFYSFMEDLTDKQHNHYRRELVGPSANRVKIHDPYTGKVREMIMMASNNYLGLTTHPRVVKAGLEALRDYGAGAGSVPLLGGTLDLHRQLERKLARLKGCEDAMIFTSGYTSNVGIVSALVRETDVALNDRLNHASIIDGCRLSGGNLRTFRHNDMDSLEKMLERCRKRYDGILVIVDGVFSMDGDIAPLPRIMELAAHYGARVMIDEAHATGVIGPNGRGTPEHFGMEGKVDIVAGTLSKGLGVVGGFVASTKEVINYLRFYARSYMFSTAMTPADAAALSAAIDVLETEPQLRERLWYNIDYMISNLKGLGLDLGNAETAIIPIIIPDEDKLRKVSRYVHEAGIFLNPVYYPAVPKGLSRIRLSLMATHTQEDLDETLTVVEDALRKYGVI
- a CDS encoding diacylglycerol kinase family lipid kinase, which encodes MDDNRMRRIKVIVNPMAGQGRALRVLSQVEEILRTQGIEYDVAKTSAPGHGSRLAQMAAQEGWPQVAAIGGDGTINEVLQGVIHTDTMLSIIPGGTGNDLARSLAIPLEIPAAATLLWSGTPAKMDVGMETNRGFASLASLGFPVDVIAHVNENKSIFSGSIKIFAGVWKTLCNLRSHPMTIRTDGQVRRVEAIGVFVQNTRSAGGGLMIAPEAHPADGMLDLVIIHRISRWDLITTLPKAYKGTHVDHPAVEIVRWRRVTIEPELPMTKMVDGELVGTAPIQASLVRQALKILVPPETASLLNASQLDSVAVSAR
- a CDS encoding Gfo/Idh/MocA family oxidoreductase, which encodes MNKTVKFAIVGCGVIGKLHAKQLSQIDSAELVGFADIIPARADNYAAEFGGKPYYDYRQMLSQTDADVISICTPSGLHGEMTIEAAQHGKHVIVEKPMDIKLEVAMAMTKACREAGVKLACIFQHRFDPATRKVKEFIDSNRFGKLVMINAHVHWYRSNAYYASGDWRGTWALDGGGVLMNQAIHTIDLMQYLGGPVRQLTAMTANLLHPTIEVEDVASATVEFTNGAIGAFTATTCAYPGLTTRVEIFGENGSCIIENDKLVYQHFAANEDSGTHGLNYTESNQVSEEEEDQDSPDVRARIYGNSHYYQFLDFIEALQQDRDPMVTGEEGQRALELVLAMYQSAQRQQPVTLPLLETK
- a CDS encoding 3-ketoacyl-ACP reductase, whose protein sequence is MDATGRRTALVTGGSRGIGRGICLELARRGYRIAVNYARSEGEAAETLALVESLGGQGITVQGDIASAADRERLVDTVITEFGRIDVLVNNAGVAPRQRMDILEATESEFDFVLDTNLKGPYFLTQKVAKLMIQQVEANPSGKRPVIVNIGSISADTVSLNRGEYCISKAGVAMMTKLWAARLAQYGICVYELRPGVIATDMTAQVKAMYDAKIADGLIPIKRWGQPEDIGKAVAAIAEGAFAYSTGETIWIDGGMHIPRL